In one bacterium genomic region, the following are encoded:
- a CDS encoding alpha/beta fold hydrolase encodes MEDVLSGLHIERHGTGRAVVLAHGFAGSARNWRPQLRALRERYEVVAYDSRGHARSDAPDDRRAYSEAALVRDLGAVVGAVGDAHPVVGGLSMGAAVALAWALAEPATPRGLVLASLPAGPGTGRGVSAHAGAFAEALDQEGVDAAGARYAWGPGSGLDERGATLVRQGFLEHSPHSLAHILREFLGCRATPAELAPRLRSLNVPTLVLAGELDEASLPACRELARLLPHAELEVIPAAGHVVNLAQPAAVNSVLHAFLAALDGEEI; translated from the coding sequence ATGGAAGACGTCCTTTCCGGTCTGCACATCGAACGGCACGGAACGGGGCGAGCGGTCGTGCTGGCACATGGGTTCGCAGGGAGTGCCCGGAATTGGCGACCGCAGTTGCGCGCGCTGCGGGAGCGGTACGAGGTTGTCGCGTACGATTCCCGCGGCCATGCACGCAGCGATGCGCCCGATGATCGGCGGGCCTATTCCGAGGCTGCGTTGGTGCGGGATCTCGGCGCCGTGGTGGGTGCGGTCGGGGATGCGCATCCGGTCGTGGGCGGGCTTTCGATGGGAGCGGCGGTCGCACTGGCATGGGCTCTGGCGGAGCCCGCGACTCCGCGAGGGCTCGTCCTCGCCTCGCTTCCTGCCGGTCCTGGCACCGGACGAGGTGTCTCGGCCCATGCGGGAGCCTTTGCCGAGGCTCTCGACCAGGAAGGGGTGGACGCTGCCGGTGCCCGGTATGCGTGGGGCCCCGGATCCGGCCTGGACGAACGGGGCGCAACCCTGGTTCGTCAGGGCTTCCTCGAGCATTCCCCACACAGCCTCGCCCATATCCTTCGCGAATTCCTGGGTTGCCGCGCCACTCCGGCTGAGCTGGCACCCCGGTTGCGGTCCCTGAACGTGCCGACCCTGGTTCTAGCCGGAGAACTCGACGAAGCCTCCCTACCTGCCTGTCGCGAGCTGGCGCGCCTGTTGCCGCACGCTGAACTCGAGGTGATCCCGGCTGCAGGACATGTCGTGAACCTCGCGCAGCCGGCTGCCGTAAACTCTGTACTCCACGCCTTTCTTGCTGCCCTCGACGGAGAAGAAATTTGA
- a CDS encoding ChbG/HpnK family deacetylase, whose amino-acid sequence MVPCPWFRGAAERARAHPDLDLGVHLTLNAEWSAYRWGPVAGRSAVPSLLDEEGYLPRTLAEVAENAEPEEVAVELRAQVVMALDAGIDVTHLDAHMGTAFLPKFLPAYQALAMEFQVPVLAASPDEATLEAAGLGGAKPVFDAMADAFNAKGFPVLDGLDADSLGFAEGAGLAHNHARLDGLGQGVTYVICHPASDGEELRRITPDSAHQREFERSFYGGPSGRKALEERGIQTLGMRALRDFLRGR is encoded by the coding sequence ATGGTCCCCTGTCCCTGGTTTCGCGGAGCGGCAGAGCGCGCGCGAGCGCATCCCGATCTGGATCTGGGAGTCCATCTCACGCTGAACGCCGAATGGTCGGCCTACCGCTGGGGGCCGGTGGCTGGGCGCTCGGCCGTGCCGAGCTTGCTCGACGAGGAGGGTTATCTCCCGCGTACGCTCGCCGAAGTCGCCGAGAACGCCGAGCCCGAGGAAGTGGCGGTCGAGTTGCGCGCTCAGGTCGTGATGGCATTGGACGCCGGGATCGACGTCACCCATCTCGATGCGCATATGGGCACCGCCTTCTTGCCGAAGTTCTTGCCGGCCTACCAGGCGCTCGCGATGGAGTTCCAGGTTCCGGTCCTGGCGGCCAGCCCGGACGAGGCGACGCTCGAAGCCGCCGGCCTGGGCGGGGCCAAGCCGGTCTTCGACGCCATGGCCGATGCTTTCAACGCCAAGGGGTTCCCCGTGCTCGACGGTCTCGACGCCGACTCACTGGGCTTCGCCGAGGGAGCGGGCCTCGCCCACAACCACGCTCGTCTCGATGGTCTGGGCCAGGGCGTCACCTATGTCATCTGCCATCCCGCTTCCGATGGGGAGGAGCTTCGCCGCATCACCCCGGATTCTGCGCATCAACGGGAGTTCGAACGCAGTTTCTACGGTGGCCCTTCCGGCCGCAAAGCTCTCGAAGAGCGCGGCATTCAAACGCTGGGGATGCGGGCCTTGCGAGATTTCCTGAGAGGACGTTAG
- a CDS encoding pyrroloquinoline quinone-dependent dehydrogenase, producing MIRNLALLGLFLSSPAALAQGDSTWPHWGGDSGGMRYAELEEITRQNVGELEELWAWRHGDVSDGSEPFTTTSAFQLTPLLVEGTLFGCTPFSRVFALDPQTGQEKWIFDPEIDRHARWSNQLVCRGVASWIDPLAEAGATCRHRILTNTVDARLIALDAATGKTCPGFGEAGQVDLNPGVGETRWKGEYQLTSAPTLAGDLVVVGSAVSDGRRIEAPSGVIRAFDVRTGAMAWAWDLSPPDEPGGKREPESGWMLSTPNVWAPMSYDSERDLLFVPTGNPTPDYTSAHRQGLDHYGSSTVALHARTGKVAWAFQTVHHDVWDLDVPAQPVLFPLRRGRSVIPAVVQPTKSSHLFILDRRNGKPLFPVEERPVPQGGEEGFVLSPTQPFPLKPPPLMRLEIAPEDAWGLTFWDRGKCRERIEELRSDGAFTPPSVQGSIMIPGNAGGSNWGGVAIDPERQLLLANVMDLPWVVTLIPRSEYEKTVAARRSGVEYAPQEGTAWGMSRENLTSPLGIPCNAPPWGSLHAIDLQTGDLRWSIPIGGLPLIGDIGLPNLGGPLVTKSGLVFLAATFDSAFRAFDIETGEELWETSLPAGGQAIPMTFRAGGRQIVVIAAGGYGRIPIDMGDSLVAYALPAD from the coding sequence TTGATCCGGAATCTCGCGTTGCTCGGCTTGTTCCTGTCGTCCCCGGCTGCGCTCGCCCAGGGAGATTCCACGTGGCCCCATTGGGGCGGGGATAGCGGCGGCATGCGTTATGCCGAGCTCGAGGAGATCACGCGCCAGAACGTGGGCGAGCTGGAAGAACTCTGGGCCTGGCGCCATGGCGACGTGTCCGATGGCTCCGAGCCTTTCACCACGACCAGCGCCTTCCAACTGACACCGCTCCTGGTCGAAGGGACGCTCTTCGGTTGCACTCCCTTCAGCCGGGTCTTTGCCCTGGATCCGCAGACGGGCCAGGAGAAGTGGATCTTCGATCCGGAAATTGATCGGCACGCGAGATGGAGCAATCAGCTCGTATGTCGGGGTGTGGCCAGTTGGATCGACCCGCTAGCCGAGGCGGGTGCGACTTGTCGCCACCGCATCCTCACCAACACTGTCGACGCACGGTTGATCGCACTGGATGCCGCCACCGGCAAGACCTGCCCGGGGTTCGGGGAGGCTGGCCAGGTGGATCTGAACCCGGGCGTCGGCGAAACCCGCTGGAAGGGAGAGTATCAGCTCACGTCAGCGCCGACCCTGGCGGGAGACCTGGTTGTCGTCGGCTCGGCAGTCAGCGACGGGAGGCGAATCGAGGCGCCTTCCGGTGTGATTCGTGCATTCGACGTGCGCACGGGGGCGATGGCCTGGGCCTGGGATCTGTCGCCGCCGGATGAGCCCGGCGGAAAGCGCGAACCCGAGAGCGGCTGGATGCTCTCGACGCCTAACGTGTGGGCGCCGATGTCCTACGATTCGGAGCGGGACCTGCTCTTCGTTCCGACCGGAAATCCTACGCCCGACTACACGAGCGCTCACCGCCAGGGCCTGGATCACTACGGTAGTAGCACCGTGGCGCTGCACGCACGGACGGGCAAGGTGGCCTGGGCATTCCAGACCGTGCATCACGATGTCTGGGATCTCGATGTTCCCGCGCAACCCGTGCTCTTCCCCTTGCGCCGCGGTAGGAGCGTGATTCCGGCAGTGGTGCAGCCTACGAAGAGCAGTCATCTCTTCATTCTCGATCGTCGGAACGGCAAACCGCTCTTTCCCGTGGAGGAGCGACCGGTCCCGCAAGGAGGTGAAGAGGGATTCGTGCTCTCGCCGACCCAGCCTTTCCCGCTGAAGCCACCGCCGCTCATGCGCTTGGAGATCGCTCCCGAGGACGCCTGGGGCCTCACGTTCTGGGATCGGGGGAAATGCCGAGAGAGGATCGAGGAACTCCGCTCCGATGGCGCGTTCACGCCGCCGAGCGTGCAGGGCAGCATCATGATTCCCGGCAACGCCGGCGGATCGAACTGGGGAGGCGTGGCGATCGATCCGGAACGCCAACTCCTCCTGGCGAATGTCATGGATCTCCCCTGGGTCGTGACACTCATTCCGAGGTCCGAGTACGAGAAGACCGTGGCAGCACGCCGCTCCGGCGTGGAATACGCACCGCAAGAAGGGACCGCCTGGGGCATGAGCCGGGAGAACTTGACCTCACCTCTCGGTATCCCATGCAACGCGCCGCCCTGGGGAAGCCTCCACGCGATCGATCTCCAAACCGGCGACCTGCGCTGGAGCATTCCGATCGGTGGGCTGCCCTTGATCGGTGACATCGGATTGCCGAACCTCGGCGGGCCCCTCGTTACGAAGAGCGGCCTCGTCTTCCTGGCGGCGACGTTCGACTCGGCTTTCAGGGCCTTCGACATCGAGACGGGCGAGGAACTCTGGGAAACGTCCCTGCCTGCGGGTGGACAGGCGATTCCGATGACCTTCCGCGCTGGCGGACGCCAGATCGTGGTGATCGCGGCTGGAGGTTATGGCCGTATCCCCATCGACATGGGGGACAGTCTGGTCGCGTACGCACTTCCCGCTGATTGA